The nucleotide sequence ATCCAGGCCGCCACCAGCACCAGCGCCGCCATCAACCCGATGGTGACCCATCCCGGATAAAACGTCAGCAGCACCGAGATTGCGAATACCACCAGCAGCTTGGTGCCGGCCCACAGGTCGTGGATGGCAGACCCGCGCGGCACCGGCACCAGCAATACCACCGGCCGCGCGGCGCGCCGGGAGCCAGGTTCTGGGGTGGCCGAGGCGCTCGGCGACGGAACAGTCATGGCTTGCCCCCTGCCCCTGTTCGGCCCCCGAGTCCTCCGGCGGCGGTCGTCGAGACCGGTTCCATGACACCGTTGTTCAGATGCAACGTCCGCGGGCAAAGCTCATCCATGCCGGCGAAATCGTGCGAAATAACCACCACCGTCAGACCCTGTTCCCGGCGCAGGTCTTCCAGCAGGCGCAGCAACCCGCGCTGGCTGGTGGCGTCCAACCCGGCCAGCGGCTCATCAAGGATCAACGCCCGCGGCGAGCACGCCAGAAGTCCGGCCAGCACCACGCGGCGCATCTGCCCGCCACTGAGCTGATCAATGCTGCGTTTGGCCAGTGTGGGATCGAGCCCAACCACGCTCAGCGCCGCGGCCACCCGGTCCTCGTCGCGGGCCGAGAAGCCGGCCGCCGAAGCGACTTCCAGATCGACCCGGCTACGCATCAGCTGCAGGCGCGCCGCCTGGAACGACAACGCGACCGCACCCACCTGCTCGTGGGTGGGCCGACCATCCAGCAGGCAGGCGCCGGTGGTGGGGACGGTCAGCCCGGCCATCACCCAGGCCAGCGTCGACTTGCCAGAGCCGTTACCGCCATGGATCAGCACACCGTCGCCCTGCTCCACCACGAAGTTGAGATCGCGCAGCGCGGTCTTGGCCCACGGGGTGCCGATGTTGTACTCGTGGCCGACGCCGATGAGTTCGAGCGCCGGCCGCTGCACTCCGACGCTCACCGCGACAGCCGGCGCGGGCACCGGCGCGGTCTCGACCATCTCGGCGTTATCCGGTGATTCGCTCAAGTCGACCGTGCGGTCGGCGGAATCGGCCTCGTTGTTGTAGTGCGTGATATGCACCAGGGCGGTGCGGTGCCGTTTCGTCAGACCGGACAGCACCCGCAGCAGCGCTTCGCGGCCTTGCTGGTCGACCATGGTGGTGACCTCATCGGCGATCAGTATCGCCGGCTCCCTGGCCAGCGCCGCCGCCAAGGCCAGTCGCTGCAGTTCACCGCCGGACAAACTGCCGGTCTCGCGTTCCGCGAGCCCCTCTAGGCCCACCTCCGCAAGTTGCTGGTCGACATCGATCTTGGTGCCCGGCGGCAGACCCCACACCACGTCGTCGGCCACCCGGGTACCCAGCACCTGACTTTCCGGATGCTGCAGGACCACCGCCGTGCCGCCGAGCTTGCCCAGACCCACCGCGCCCGGCCGCTCCACAGTGCCCGACGTCGGCTCTCGCCCCGCCAGGATCAGCATCAGCGTGGTCTTCCCGGAACCATTGGCCCCGGTGATCGCGATGTGTTCGCCGACGCGAACGTCGAGGCTGACCTCACGCAGCGCGTCTTGTCCGGCACCGGGATAGCGAAAGCGCACCTTGTCCAACCGCACCGGGACCGGCTCGATCGAGGTCGCTTCGCCGGCCACAGGCGCGTCCAACTTGTGCACATCGGGGATGCCGCGCATCCGCTCCAGCAAGCGCGACAGCGCCCACCACCCGATGAGCGAGACCACCATGATCGCGACGGTGAAGTAACCCAGCAGCACCCACGGCCAGTAATGCAGCCCCTCGGCGAAGTAGCGCTTCAGATCCTCGGCGGCGCCCTCCATGCCCATCCGCGCCATGAACGAGGAGAGCCCCTCCACGTTGGCGGTCATCACCTTGAAAATCAGGTGCCGCAACCGCGTCAGCGCCGCCAACATGCCAACCATGGCCGAGCCGAACACCAATCCGGCGATCAGGGACGAGACGATCACCGTCGGTGTGCCGCGCCCCTTGCGTTTCACGATTCCGGTCAGGCCACCGATGTAGGCGCTGTGCACCACCCCCATGAATCCGCCCAGTCCGGCGATCAGAAAAGCGATCACCCCCGCAGCGACCGTGGCCGCAACCAGCACCCGCAAGCGGTAACGGTAGGCCAGCAATCCGGTGGGGACGGTGCCCAGCAACGCCAGTCCGGCGGCAAACGGAACGACGACAGAAATGATCGCGGTCACCGCGCACAGCGCGGCCATCACCGAGGCCTGCGCCAATTCGCCCGGTCGGAGCGGCCCTCCTCGGTGGGGCGGCGCAAGCGGGGCTGACGCGGTCATTTCATCGATTCTGCCAGCCTCGGGCCGGCGGGGCGCCGCAGCACACCGCCATACGCTGGTTTGATGTGATGGCACCCACGATTGGCGGCACTTAGCAAAGCTATGAAACGATAGGAACATGACCTCATCAGCCACAGCCAACCAAGCCCAGGTTGCGCACGGCCTTGGAGCGGATCTGCTGGCCGTCGTCGCGCGGCTGAATCGGCTGGCAACGCAGCGCATCCAGATGCCGCTGCCCTCCGCTCAGGCACGGCTGCTCGCGACCATCGAGGCCCAGGGCGAAGCCCGCATCGGCGACCTGGCCGCCGTCGACCACTGCTCTCAGCCCACGATGACCACTCAGGTGCGTCGGCTCGAAGACGCCGGAATGGTGACCCGAACCGTCGACCCGGGCGACGCCCGCGCCGTCCGGATTCGTATTACGCCAGAGGGAATGCGCACATTGAGCGCGGTGCGAACCGACCGGGCCGCCGCTATCGAACCGCAGCTGGCCCGGCTCGAGCCGTCGGACCGCCAGGTGCTCGCGGATGCGGTCGAGGTGCTGCGCCGCCTGCTGGACAATGCGGCCGCCACGCCAGGCCGCAACACCCTCTGACCGACGCGGTGCATCCTGGATGGATAGACCCGTCCAGCGGGTACACACTTAGTTCCAGACCGGTTGGCCGGGAAGCTGGACGCGATCGGTGACGGAAGGTGGCGGGCATGCGGACCGAGGCATCTTGATGCCGAACGGTTTCCCTCTGACCGTGTGGCTCGGATCGATGCGCTACGTCTTTACTCCGGGCCGCGACGCATTGGTGGGTTACGGCGACAAGTTCGATATCCGCCTGGATGGCCCGGCCCCCTTTGACACCTTTGACCGGCCAACCCCGGAACTGGCACTGCGATTCGCGGGCAATCGTTGGGTGGCCATCGATCAAAGCCGCAACGGCATGTTCGTTGACGGAGCGCGGTTGGCGACCGTCGACATCCGTGACGGCCTCACGATCACCGTCGGCGATCCCCACCATGGAACGCCGCTGCGCTTCCAGGTCACCGCTGCCGCCGGAGCGCGATCGCTACCTGCCGATCCGCCACGAGGCCCGGGGCATCCGCCGCCGCGTCCCGCCCGGGCCGAGCCCGCCCCGCCGCAGCCCGTCCCCCCGAGCAAACCGACGGAGTCGGTCACCCAGCAACTTCCCACCGCATCGGCGACCCAACGAATCGCCACGCCACCGCCGGCACCGTCGACGTTCGAGCGGGCGACCCGGCCAATCCGGTTGGCACCGCCGGGCGCACCCGCGGCTCCTCCCCCGATGCCACCGCACCCACCAGCACCGCCATCACCACCGCGTCCGCCATCACAGTCCTCTCCGACGCCGCCGACCCCCGAGTTACCCGCGGCGTCGGCACCAGCTGCGTCCGAGGGCGCGGAACAGCCCAAGAGCCGGGGCCTGGTGGAGCGGATGATCGACGCCACCCGCAAGCTGCTGCCCGGCCGTGCCGAAACCGACTCCGCCTCCGACTCCGACTCCGACTCCGACTCCGACTCCGGTTCCAGCACCGGCACCGGCACCGGCACCGGCGAGTTGCCGTCGACCAACCGATTGCCGCTCAAGCCCGGCGCACGCACGATCGGCGTGGCGGCATATCAGTTGGGGCTCACCGTCGACGGGCACGAGCTGATCTCGGACGTCTCATTCACGACGCGCCCAGGCTCTTTGATCGCCGTGGTCGGCCCGTCGCGAGCCCGTAACTCCAGCCTGGCCGGGCTACTGGCCCGCACCCGACCGCTCAGCGACGGTGTCCTGACCGTCGATGGTCACGACGTCGCGGCCGAACCGGAATCGATGCGGTCGCGCATTGGGGTGGTAACGCGGGACAACCGGGTACACCCGCGGCTGACCGTCGAACAGGCGCTGAGTTATGCCGCCAGGATGCGGCTGCCACCAGACACCTCGGCCGACAATCGCCGGCGCGTGGTGAACCAGGTTCTCGACGAAGTCGAGTTGACCGCGCAACGCGCCACCCGGGTGGCCAAACTGACACCCGACGAGCGACGGTGCGCGGCGATGGCAATCGAGCTCATCACCCGACCGTCGTTGCTGGTGGTCGACGAACCGAGCGCCGGGCTGAACCCGGCGCAGGAGATGCATGTGCTGGCCATGCTGCGCCGCCAGGCCGATCTCGGGTGCGTCGTCGTGGTCGCATCCATGCCGCTGGCCCACCTGAACATGTGTGACCAGGTGCTGCTGCTTACCCCGGCCGGGACCTTGGCGTTCGCCGGGCCTCCCGTCCAGATCGAATCGACGATGGGCACCGCCAGCTGGCCGGACATCTTCGCGCGGGTCAGTGCCGATCCGCAGGCCGCGCATCAATCGTTTCAGAACCGGCTACGCGCGTCGGTGTCACCGACACCACCGTCGGTGCTCGAACCCGAACGGCGCCCCGCCGAACTCACCTTCGGCGCGCAAGTCCGCCTGATACTTCGCCGCCAGGTGCGGGTTTTCCTCGCCAGCCGGCTGTACTTGGTTTTCCTGGCGCTGCTGCCATTTGCGTTGGGTGCCCTGACGTTACTGATTCCCGGCAATTCCGGCTTGGATAGACCGCCCCCGGGCAGCGGCAACCCCCACGAAGCCGTCGAGATCCTGGCGGCCCTCAACTTCGCGGCGGTGCTCATGGGCACCGCCCTGACCGTTCGCGATCTGGTCAGCGAGCGCCAGATTTTCCACCGTGAACAGGCCGTTGGGCTATCAGCTTCGGCCTACCTGATCGGGAAGATCATCATGTTCGGCCTGGTCGCGGCCGTTCAGGCCGCGATCCTCACCGCCATCGTTCTGCTCATCAAAGGCCAGCCGGTGCACGGCGCGGCGCTGCTCCCCAACCCCGGTGTCGAGATCTATGCCAGCGTGGCGGCCACGACCATCGTGTCCGCCATCATCGGGCTGACGCTCTCGACGTTGGGCAGTTCGCTGCGCGAGGTCTTGCCGCTGGTGGTACCGGTGATCCTGGCGTCCTTACTATTTGCCGGCGGCCTGGTGCCGCTGGTGGGAACCTGGGGATTCGACCAGATCGCGTGGTTTGTCCCCGCCCACTGGGGATTTGCGGCGACCGCATCCACGGTTGATCTGCACCGCGTCGACGTGCTTGCCACCCACAATGAAGTGTGGGCGCACTATGCGGGCTGGTGGGCCTTCGACATCGGCATGCTGGTCACCTTCGGTGTCGTGGGAGCCGGACTTGCCCGCTACCGGCTACGGGCTCCCGGCGTCCCGGCAGATCACGGCATCGCCCACAGCAGGAGTTGAGTGACCTTGGCGGGTGAGAAGTCGTTGTCACTCACCAGCACCACCGATTGACGGCCGTCCGCCAATTTCGGTCCCAGCGTGATTCCTTCGATGTTGTTCAGCGGTGACAATGCCGCGGCCGCCGCCGTGCCGGCCAGGGCGGGCAGGTCGGCGGCCAGCGTCTTGCGCATCGGGGTCAACGGCGTCCCGTGAATCGTTGGCATGGACAGCACGTCCGTCGCGGCACCGATCTCGGCGCGGAAGATGCGGATGACCGGAGGCACCGTCGCCGTTCGTTCCACCACCAAGAACGTCGTATCCGACAGGGCGACCAGATCTGAGACGCCGTTGCGGACCGCGGGCGATGCAGCCGGCTCCATGGGGTAGGCGTACTGGGCGGTGGGCGCGGCCGTCTCCACGTCGAATTTGGTGAAACGCGTCAGCACTTGGCGGCCGGTGTTGGCCGGCGGCTCGTCCTGCAAACCCGGTTCTTCCATCGCGGCGTACAGCGACCGACCGTCGGGTGTCAGCGCCAGACCCTCGAGCGCCTGATTGTTGCGCGGCCCGGTGCGTTGGGCGGACACCGCCAGATTCGGCGGCAAGGTGAACTGTCCCAGATATCGGCCGTCCAGATCCGCTATCCGGATCCACGGGTCCAACAGCCCCAATTGCCGATCGGTGAGTCGCTCACCTTCGGAGCTCCAATACAGTCGCCGCCGGGCGGTGTCCACGGCGATGCCTTCCGGGTCAGGGGAAATCACCGGTGGCGTGCTGCTGCGATTCAGCGGCCCGAACGGCTTACCGTCGCGATCCAGCAAGGAATACGCGCCGGTGACGGTGATGTCGCTGATGCCGATGTCCGACAGCGCCAGCCGCATTGTGAAGAACCGGCCGGGTCCCCGGTCGGAACGATCATCGCTGATCACGTAGTAGACCTGACGGTCGGCGTCGTAACTGATGCCCGAGAGTCCGCCGATCACGGCGCCATCGACGCTGGCTCCGAACGGGATCTGCGCCTGGCCGATATAGCTCAGCAACGCAGCTGGGGTGTGCACCCCGCCCCGCTGATGTGTCGGGGCGCAACCGAAGACCGCGGGGCACAACACGCACCCCACTAGCAAGCAGGCCAGCAGCCGGCCGAGAAACGGTTTCACATCACCGAAGCGATAAGCAGCCCAACCAGATAGGTCGCGGCGACCGCGACCGAGCCGAATAGCAATTGCCGAAAAGCGCTGCACCAAATCGCTTTACGGGTGAACCTCGCGGTCACACCACCGGCGATCAACAGGCCGGCTCCACCGAAAATCAACCCAGCCGACAACGAGCCGAATCCCAGCAAGTAGGGAATCAACGGCATGACCGCACCGATGGCGAACATTGCGAAAGACGATATCGCGGCCGCCGATGCGGATGGCTTCTCGGCCGGGTGCACACCGATTTCTCCGACCATATGGAAGTTGACCGCCCGGTTCTCGTCGCGATGGATCTCGTCGGTGGCGGTCTGGGCGGTCTTTTCGGTCATCCCCATGTCCACCAACATCGCGACCAGCTCGGCCCGTTCCGCTTGCGGACGGGCACGCAACGCGCGACGTTCCACATGCACCTCGGAGTCGATCTGTTCGTTGGCCGTGGTCACCGAGGTGAATTCCCCCAGCGCCATGGAGAACGCGCCCGCCAGTAATCCGGCGATGCCACTGACGATGGTGGCGTGAACGCTCTCGGCCGCCGCGACACCGGCGATCAGGCTGGTATTGCTGACCAGACCATCCATCGCGCCGAAAGCTGCGGCTCGCAACCAGCCTCCGCTCACATCGGAGTGCGCGTGCCCAACGTCGAGAGCCGATTCGGGGTTGTGACTGGAATCGGTTGGTTCTGGGGTCGACATCGCAATATCTAAACCCACCGCGGCCTCCGCTGATCGGTCAGGATGCGCCCCGACGGCCTCCGATGGACCAAATCCGAGACGCTGGTGTCTCCCACACCCCGGTTTAGCGAGCTACGGTTCGGGTATGGCGCCGGACATGACCAACACAGCCAAACATCTGCGCGACGCCCTCGACGGCCGGTTCCGCGACGTGAAAAACGAGATGCGGCAGCAACTGACCCTGGAGATATTCCGGCCGCACTACACACCGAACACCGTCATCGCCCGCGCCAAGGTTGCCGAACAGATGCAATTCATGGCCGGGGCGGGAGCGGCCGAGGACAGCTTCCGCAAAGAACATGGCGGCACCGGCAATGTGGGTGCGGCCATCACCATGATCGAGATGCTGGCGATGTCGGACCTGTCGCTGATGGTCAAGGCGGGCGTCCAATGGGGACTGTTCGGCGGCGCGGTCGAAAATCTGGGCACCGAGCGCCACCACGAACAGTACGTCCCAAAGATCATTGACCTGCAGCTGCGCGGCTGCTTCGCGATGACCGAGACCGGACACGGCAGCGATGTCCAGTCATTGGAAACCACGGCGACCTACGACGCCGATACCGAGGAGTTCATCATCGACTCCCCGACCCCTACCGCCCGCAAGGACTACATCGGCGGCGCGGCCGAAACCGCAACCATAGCAGCAGTTTTCGCGCAGCTGATCACTCAGATCGACGGCGAACAAGCCAATCACGGGGTGCACTGTTTCTTGGTTCCGATCCGCGACGAGGACGGCAACGATCTGCCAGGTGTGACGACCTCGGACTGCCACTACAAGGGTGGGCTGCCGGGCGTCGACAACGGCCGCATCACCTTTGATCACGTTCGGATTCCCCGGGTGAACCTGCTGAACAGGTACGGCGACGTGGCCACCGACGGCACCTACAGCTCGCCGATCGACAATCCCAACCGCAGGTTCTTCACCATGATCGGCACGCTGATCCGTGGCCGGGTCACCGTTGGCGGCAGCGCGGCTGCGGCCGCTCGGGTTGCACTGGACATTGCCACCCGATATGCGTTGCAGCGCAGGCAGTTCAGTGCACCCGATGACGACGACAGCGAAGTGCTGATCATGGACTACCTGATGCACCAGCGCAGGCTGTTCCCGCTGATCGCGCGATCGTATGCGCTGCAGTTCGCACAGAACGAACTGGTGTCGAAATGTCATGACCTGCAGACAACGGACTCCCCCGACGCCGAAGAGCAGCGCGAACTGGAGGCTCGCGCCGCCGGCCTGAAGGCCGCCAACACCTGGCACGCCAGCCGTGCCATTCAGGAAGCGCGCGAAGCGTGCGGCGGCGCCGGCTACATGGCCGAGAATCGGCTGATCGCGTTGCGGGCCGACACCGACGTGTTCACCACATTCGAAGGCGACAACCACGTGCTGACCCAACTGGTCGCCAAGGAGCTGCTCACCGCGTACGCCGACGACATCCGCAGTATGAGCCCGGTCGAGTGGGTGCGTTTCGCGGCCAACGCGGTCGGCGACCGGGTGATGAAGCGCACCGCGGCCGAAGCGATCATGCAGCGGATCGTGGACGCCCGCCAGGACAACGAAGAAGAAGGCAGCCTGTTCAACCGCGGCACCCAAGTCAAGATGTTCGAAGATCGCGAAGACTATCTGTTGTCCTCGGTGGCTCGGCGGCTGCAGAACAAATCCAACGAAATGTCGGCGTTTGATGCCTTCAACGCGGTCCAGGACCACGTGCTCCATGCCGCACAGGCCCATATCGACCGGGTGGTTCTGGAGGCTTTCGTCGCCGGCATCGAGTCATGCACCGACGAGCAGGCCCGCGAGCTATTGGGGGTCGTCTGCGACTTGTACGCGTTGTCGGTAATCGAGGAAGACAAGGCGTGGTACATCGAGCACCGGTACCTCTCGACCGAACGCGCCAAGGCAGTCACCCGAGGCATCAACGATCGATGCCGGGTGCTGCGCCCGCACGCCAGGACGCTGGTGGACGGTTTCGGCATCCCGAAGCCCCTGCGTTACGCCGAGATGCTGCATCCCGAGAATCTTCCCGACTGAGATCGGCCCGCTCAGCGTCCGCCTCGGTCCCCCGACCCGGGTAAGGGGGCCGAGGCCGAACGCCTCGCACCGACCAGCCATTTGGTCGTTGGCCAGCGGGCTGCTCAGGCGACGAACGTGACTTCTGGCTCCATCGGATCGTTGGGCTCCATGTCCTTGCCGTGGAGCTTGAGCAGATATTCGTAGTTGGAGGGCAACGTTTCAACCAGATGCCGCTGCTTTTGCTTCACATCCAGGAACAGCGCATCCGCTTCGTGGATAGCCTCCGACTGGTAGTTGATCGCCGGCAGTGTGTGATCAGGCAGCACCCCCAAGCCGGCGAAAATGCAGTAGTAGCTGCCGTTGGTCCAGAAGTTCTCGAACTCCGCGTCGAAGTTCGAGTAGTACGACGACTCCGTGGCAATTGGCGGGTTGACCGGCACGCCTGCCTTGTACATCGCAACCTTCTCCTTGATGGAATCGGTCAACGTGAGTTCCTTGTTGGCGCGCCAGAATTCGGTATCGGTGCGAGGAGAGAAGTAGAAGTGGGCCTGCAGGAAATCGCGGGTCTCGTCGAATAGGGTATCGATCTTTCGGTTGAACCGATCGATGAGCACCGGGTCAAAGCGGCGGTCCGGGAAGTGCTTGGCCAACTGGTATAGGGCCGCGTAGATCAAAAAGATTCCGGTCGACTCCAACGGCTCCAGGAAGCACGAGGAGAGGCCGACGCTCACCACGTTCTTCACCCATGACCGGCGGTTGCGTCCCACCCGGAACCGAATCTTGTTCAGCGGCGTGTCTTCCGGGTCGAGTTGCCACAAGGTACAGAAGTCGCGAATGGCCTCGTCTTGTGATGCGAATTGACTGGAGTACACGTATCCCGACCCGAAGCGACCGAGCAACGGCGTGCGCCACGTCCAACCGGACTTCATTGCGATCGCCGAGGTGTAGGGCTCAATACCGTTGGCCGCATCGTCATGGCGGATCGGTGTGGCGACCGCACTGTCACACAGCAGGTGGTCGTTCATGTCGATGAACGGCTCGTTCATCGCTTCATTGATCAGCAATCCGCGAAAGCCTGAGCAGTCGACAAACAGGTCTCCATCGAGTCGGTGACCTTCCTCGGTTCGCAGCGCGGTGATGTACCCGTTGCTGTCCTTTTCAGCCGAGGTCATCTTTTCCTGCACGTGCACGACACCAAGGTTCTTGGTGGCGAAGCGTCGCAAGAAGTCCGCTACCAGTGCCGCGTCGAAGTGCCAGGCGTAGTAGGTGGCCTGAGTCCCGTCCAGGTACCGAGGCGCCTTCATGGCGTCCATGATCGCGGGCTCACGGAAGCACGCATAGTCGAAAGGCTCGTAGGTTCCCCCCTTTAGCTGATTGCGGGCCCAATAGTGCGATAGTGGAATGTGCTGCGGGGACGGCAGCAGTCCGAACGGGTGGTAGAAGTGGTCCGGCCGCCCCTGCCATTGACGGGCGACAGGTGATCCCTCACCCGGGGTGCGCCAGTTGATGAACTTGACCGCGGTCTTGAAGCTGGCGTTGCACTCGCGCATCCACTCGTCCTCGGGGATGCCGAGGAAGTCAAACACCACCCGCTGCAGATTCGGGACGGTGGCCTCGCCGACCCCGATACGCGGAACGGAGGGCGCCTCCAGGACGGTGATTTCTACATTGCCCTGCAGCGCCTTCCCAAGATATGCAGCCGTCATCCATCCAGCGGTGCCACCGCCGAGAACTACGACCTTCTTGATCAGGTTGTCATCCACAGACTTCAATTCCTTTCCGATTGGTCGGCCGATCGCATAGGTGCGGTCTGGTCCAGGTGCTCTGACGTTGCTGGCGTGTCGCTCCAGCCGGTGCGGGCGACGGCGCCGTCCCGAGTCCGATCACGGAGCGGCAGCAATACAGCTGCCGCGGGAAGGACCGACTTCCACACTTTCGCGGCGCTGCTGGACGCCGCGAAACATCCACTGAGCTTGACTAATTCGTCTGCCGGCCAGACATCCAAGCCGGCTAGCTGGCCGCCCGGACTCGAGACAGCCCGCGGCAAGGCACACCCGGGGGGAAGCAAGGGCCGTGCCGCGGGCCGAGTCCAGGACGTGGGTGGCACTACGGTCGAGCCGTGCGACCGCCGATTCGGCCACCCGACCCAGCATATATAGCTTGTCTGCGTTATTAACCATTGACCGCGCTTCAGGGATAGAGGCCGACCAGATGGCAAATCGATGACAACCCGCTCTTGGCATGGCGACCTTTCGCTGTGGGCTCAGTAGACGCCGCCCAACAGTAGGACCGCATCTCCGGTAAAGTCAACCAATTAAATAGTAATTTTGTTGCCTAGTCGCTAGCGTGTCTATTCATGTTTAACACAGCCGCCAACCGGCCGGCGCCAACCGAATCGAGAGAACGCGGATGACGGCTACTGTCCAGGACGAGACAGCGGACGACGGCGCCAGCCAGCCTGAAGGCAAACATCAAGCGGGCGCGGATTCACCCACCCCGCCAAGTGCAGATTGCACCTTGGGCAGAGGCCGCGCTGACGCTCGACAGTTCGGCAATGCGCGCACCACAGCCGACGGCGACCGGGTCGACCTGCCGAGCCTGGTCGCGGACGCCGAACAGATGGGCGGCACAACACCAGGTCAAGCGGCTCTTCTGGTCGTGCACCACGCGGCTCTGCAAGCTGTACTCCGATACGGAAGCCAACATCTACAGTCACGTCACATCGAACATATGCGCTCCGGAAATATGGTAGGCGCGCTCGCCATCACTGAGCCCGATGTGTCGGGGTCCAATCTGCGCGGCCTCACCAGCAAAGCAGTCAGAGATGGCGACGATTGGGTGATGTCCGGGGCGAAGTCCGCCATCACCGGAGCACCGTTGGCCGCATTCTTCGTCACTCTGATCCCGTTCATCGTTGACGGCGGCGTGGCGTTGACGACCGTGTTGGTGCCATCCGACAGTCCGGGAGTCACCATCCAGCCTCCCGAGGACATGTATGGATTGTGGTCCGTGCCGGTCTCCGGCGTTCGCTACGAGAACGTGCGCATACAGAGCTGGCAAATTCTTGGCGAGGTCGGCGGCGGAGTGGACGTCATCAGTGAGAGTTTGCTAGTTGGACGAATCTGCGCGGGTGCGATCAGCCTTGGCGTGCTCAAACGCTGCGCTCAATTGATGTACCGCTTCGCGTCACATCGGCAGGTGAGCACCGGACGCCTTGCCGACGACCCGGTGTTCCAGCGCCGGATCTCTCGTATCACGGCCGAAATTGCCGCTGTGGAGGCCCTACTCTCCACCATCACAATGGAATTCGAGGTACCCCAAGAGATAG is from Mycobacterium marinum and encodes:
- a CDS encoding tryptophan halogenase family protein, with amino-acid sequence MDDNLIKKVVVLGGGTAGWMTAAYLGKALQGNVEITVLEAPSVPRIGVGEATVPNLQRVVFDFLGIPEDEWMRECNASFKTAVKFINWRTPGEGSPVARQWQGRPDHFYHPFGLLPSPQHIPLSHYWARNQLKGGTYEPFDYACFREPAIMDAMKAPRYLDGTQATYYAWHFDAALVADFLRRFATKNLGVVHVQEKMTSAEKDSNGYITALRTEEGHRLDGDLFVDCSGFRGLLINEAMNEPFIDMNDHLLCDSAVATPIRHDDAANGIEPYTSAIAMKSGWTWRTPLLGRFGSGYVYSSQFASQDEAIRDFCTLWQLDPEDTPLNKIRFRVGRNRRSWVKNVVSVGLSSCFLEPLESTGIFLIYAALYQLAKHFPDRRFDPVLIDRFNRKIDTLFDETRDFLQAHFYFSPRTDTEFWRANKELTLTDSIKEKVAMYKAGVPVNPPIATESSYYSNFDAEFENFWTNGSYYCIFAGLGVLPDHTLPAINYQSEAIHEADALFLDVKQKQRHLVETLPSNYEYLLKLHGKDMEPNDPMEPEVTFVA
- a CDS encoding acyl-CoA dehydrogenase gives rise to the protein MAPDMTNTAKHLRDALDGRFRDVKNEMRQQLTLEIFRPHYTPNTVIARAKVAEQMQFMAGAGAAEDSFRKEHGGTGNVGAAITMIEMLAMSDLSLMVKAGVQWGLFGGAVENLGTERHHEQYVPKIIDLQLRGCFAMTETGHGSDVQSLETTATYDADTEEFIIDSPTPTARKDYIGGAAETATIAAVFAQLITQIDGEQANHGVHCFLVPIRDEDGNDLPGVTTSDCHYKGGLPGVDNGRITFDHVRIPRVNLLNRYGDVATDGTYSSPIDNPNRRFFTMIGTLIRGRVTVGGSAAAAARVALDIATRYALQRRQFSAPDDDDSEVLIMDYLMHQRRLFPLIARSYALQFAQNELVSKCHDLQTTDSPDAEEQRELEARAAGLKAANTWHASRAIQEAREACGGAGYMAENRLIALRADTDVFTTFEGDNHVLTQLVAKELLTAYADDIRSMSPVEWVRFAANAVGDRVMKRTAAEAIMQRIVDARQDNEEEGSLFNRGTQVKMFEDREDYLLSSVARRLQNKSNEMSAFDAFNAVQDHVLHAAQAHIDRVVLEAFVAGIESCTDEQARELLGVVCDLYALSVIEEDKAWYIEHRYLSTERAKAVTRGINDRCRVLRPHARTLVDGFGIPKPLRYAEMLHPENLPD